The Anabrus simplex isolate iqAnaSimp1 chromosome 5, ASM4041472v1, whole genome shotgun sequence sequence CAGAACCCTCCTGACCCCTGTTACGACGAACACCGTCCCAGGCGATGTATTCCTGACTTTGTGAACGCAGCTTTCGGCCACCCCGTTGAAGCTTCTAGTACGTGTGGTAGCTCGGCTCCGGTACGTTACTGCGATGTTTTGGATAGCATTGGGGGCGGCACGGGGGCCTGTCACATGTGTGACGACTCACAGCCTAAGCGACGTCACCCTGCCTCCTACCTTACCGATCTGAACAACCCTAACAATGTCACATGCTGGCGTTCCGAGCCTATAATATCGTCCTCGACAAGTCCTCCAGACAACGTCACTCTTACCCTCTCCCTGGGGAAGAAGTACGAGCTCACTTACGTCAGTCTGCAGTTCTGCCCTCGTACCGCCAAACCGGACTCCATTGCCATATACAAGAGCATGGACTATGGGAAAACATGGCAGCCGTTTCAGTTCTATTCAAGTCAGTGCAGGAAGATGTACGGGCGCCCCAATCGCGCTACCATCACTAAAGCTAACGAGCAAGAAGCTCTGTGCACGGACTCGCACCGGTTTAACGGCAATGGTAATGAGGGAGGGAATGGTCCCGTGGCATCCCGCATAGCATTCAGTACTCTTGAGGGGCGTCCGAGCGCCTCGGACTTCGACAACAGTCCTGTACTGCAGGATTGGGTGACAGCCACTGATGTCAAGGTCATCTTTAACAGGCTACATCTACCACACAGCCTGGACGACGAGGAACTGTCCGAGGAAGACGGTACAGCACAACCTGAGCCAGTGGCGGCTGCCAGTATCGCGGCGGACAGCGTGCCCGCTAACGGACTGCTCGGTCCTACAATCCTGACGTCCACCGCGACAACCACCATGCCGTACCACTATGCCGTGTCGGACTTCGCGGTTGGCGGCCGTTGTAAGTGTAACGGCCACGCTTCCAAGTGCGTGCCTACAGGAAGAGATGGTCAACTCACGTGCGACTGCAAACACAACACGGCAGGCCGGGACTGCGAACGCTGCAAGCCCTTCCACTTCGACAGGCCCTGGGGACGGGCCACCGCCAGAGACGCCAACGAGTGTAAAGGTAAGTAACTCTTCATCTCTTGTAGTAGCGGCTGTGTTGTAGGAATTATATGTGAAGTGTTCGTCTCttatagtagcggctatgttgtaGAAATTATATGTGAAGTCTTCGTCTCTTTTAGTAACGGCTGTGTCGTAGAAAGTATTATGTGAACTCTTCTTCTTTTGTAGTAACAGCTATGATACGAGAAGTTTCTATAAAGCACTGGTGCTCCCCGTTCATTTAGTTCTTTCACTGGTGCTCACACTTTGACGCTGATGAGGTAAATCACTAAAAGTAAATTGAAACTGAGCATCTTaaattgtgaatatttcataaataCAGCAAACTATGTCCGattttagtcttttttttttttttttttgccataatAATTTTGCCTCTGGTACGATCATCCCCATGATGTACCTCGTTCTTGCTTTCCGATACTTATTTTATCCGGAAGTTCTGCAGACGGTTTAGTGTTGCACGGTTTCCTACCATTCCAACATTACCAGCACTTCCTGTTTTCGGCAATTTTATCACGAATTTAGTCATACGGAGAGAGAGACAGaaatagcctacatttatttctgcttcccccgtTCGGAGACTGCCAAAAAGACAAAACTTACAGAAAAATTTGAATGACAACTACAAGGGTCGTGTAAAATGTCTATAAATGGTTGGTATACCATATTATAGCTTACCTGTTACTTAGTAAAAATCGTTTTAATCAATAATTTTGAAACCCATGAGGAACTCCTTATAGGACAAATATATAGTTAAGAGTATAAATGATTTCTTACTATTGTTAACAAGCCTTCGAGgcctgctaacccaatgtccttaataaattggtaatccaaaacaaatttgttacaaaagttgtgaaatatgtGAGTAATGGCGCCTCTTGCTCCAATCATCAATTCTGAAACTTCTATGTAGTCCAGATGATATTTCACAGCGTACTATagaattgtaggttcatatatatcacatttctccttgtttacatcatgtggttgagtagaTGATGCCTCGGTTCTAATTGTGCGGTCTGTTAAATAAAAACACCATCATTTGAAGCTTTGATCGGTGTGATATGAAGTGAAACTGTTTACATACTAGAATGTTGAAGTTACATAATTGAATAATGAGACATTTGACATTTTGAATTAGAAATTAACTTCCTTGCATGGTCAATTTGGGTTATTGGCATACTGCACTTTGATTTTAATTGATAGCGAATATTATTTTTCCATTGTTGAAGTGAGGTCAAACTTAAGTGGTGGTTTCGATACTGCAGGCGTGTAAAGTGCCATTAGCAGGGAAATATATCGCAGAGCAGAAGAACCCAATAGGTTAGATTGTCAATTAAATCTCCCGTTAGGTCTTGAGCCCCGGAACACCCACGGAGTCGGTGCCTATAGTAGCGGTGACACCAATAAGCGTACATTTGTTATCGCACGCTGCGACGAAAGAAGCAAATCTTTGTACGTACCGGTACCTAAAAAAGGTCaattttgtgaaaatttaaatGCTTAATTTACGCATGCTGAAGTAGATAGAACTCAATGTTCAGTTATCTACGACCATTACAAGTTATTTGCCACTTAGGTCTATTTTCTACATTAGTAAAATGTTTATAAAATGCTGTATTTTCAGGAATGAGAtcttgtaattaaattaaaattttgtgtGCAATATAATATTTAAACGAATACTAATCTGAACCTATATAATTATATACTTCTAAAAAACAGAACCTGAAGGGCAGGAGGGCTAAACGTCCCTTATTTTATACGTTTGTCCCTTATTTCTCTAAAGTGTCCCGTTGTCCCGGAAAAATAATACGGAACGCATATTGTCCATTTTTCGTGAACCGTGCCGTATATCTTTAAATACCGTGTTTAAGCTTTATTTATAGCAATGCTCTGATGTATATTTCTCATCGTGTAAAGtaattacagtttgtttggttggcactaaatgtaacaaaccagtgAGACAGACGTATACAAAAGGTAAAATTGGCAGCTTATAATCCTACATAGTGAACACTGTTTTTGCAACACTTGTTGTTTTTGTTATGTACTGGAACTAGGCCACttccagttttaataataataatagtaattagtaGTAGTTTTCTTAAATAAATGGTACTGATTTTGAGGACCGTTGCTCGTGTTAAGAAATTCTAGTATTAAATGGGGCCTAATAATCAATGGCGTTCGAAGTGTcccgtattttcatgcttgtaatctgaTCAAGGGTCCAGAAGAAACTGCCGCAAATACAAatgaaaaaagcaaagtcatctccgtacaggccatgaaggcccttggaggggtggaaggtaaaggcttccactgtccgtaacctcggcacttgatggggtagagtggttagctctacgcccggccgcctttgtccccaggaattaccctggtactcatttttggtgtaggctgagtgaacctcagggccatatgcacctccggaagtggaaatctcatttcttaaattttacgacttcctgacggggattcaaacccacgtccttccgggcgagccgaacacgccattaccgcctcggccaggcagctcctaaatACAAATAAGTTACATGCAAATACATAAAATTACATTTCCCATTTATAATCTaatgacaaaatattttaaaagctGACGTATGAATGGTAGTATAAAATATTTAGCGAGTCTTTCAAAATATTGGCACAATTTGTGCAATATTTCGTTAAAAAATGTATACTGTAACTGCATATTTTTTACGTTAAAAATGTTGGTATTCATTGCTTAACAAATAGATGTAGTCTAGGTTCAGTGTGTGGAGTAAACATCGGGAAATAATCACAGGAACTCAAGCAAATGAATTCTATGGTTTCTGGGAAAAGATACGTATGTCGATGAAAAGTATAATTTGCGAATAATCACATGTAAAGAAATTAGTGCACCTGCAACTGTTTCTTCCTTTAAAATATCCGTTAGTCATAACCAGCGGAATCATTTTCTTTCTCCGGGTCCTGTTTTGTAATTTCGCTCTCCTCCTctactttttaaaatgtatttatattgAAGCCTTCCCTGCACTTCACGTCActttatctcatctatttaaacAACTCGCTCGCTTAGAAATATCAGTTTCAATGACCAATAATTAGAAATCTAATAAAGTTATCGCAGTAAAAAACTTGCATATTGGATATTTACAAGAAATTATATTATAGTCTattttttaatattcttgaaaatgtaATGCCAGTTGAATTTTAGTTCAACCTTAAGAGCCAATAGGCTACTTTGAAGTCTTGCAATGTCAGCAAAGCCTCGGCTCGAATCGAAAAActgcaatgaaattggaaaattTATCTCTGCGTGAATGGAGTACCGCCAGAGTTTCTAATTTGACTAGATACTTTTTTCTTTGATGGAGTCTACCCACCTCATTACCGCATTCCCTCCACTTTTCCGAGCATAATCGTTTTGTCGATTGAATCAGGTTTCCTCATCATGTGCCCAAAGTAACTCAGTTTTAGTTTCATAATGAAATATCCAAGGGATAGATTGAATCTGATCTTCTGAATAACTAATGTATTTGTTTTCTTGCCAGACCAAAGTTTCCTTGATAAAAATACAAGAGTGGTTTACCATTGCCTTCTCCTCGTAGTCGAAGATAATTTTAAATTACCGTTAGTATTTTTTCTGTTATCATTATGAGATAATACGTGTATGTTTTTCAAACAAATATGTGAATTACAGGATGTTGATTGTGGCTACAATTTTTATTATGTGATCTAATTCAGTCATTGAAAATCTTGGCGATCTACTACAGTCCCTTATCAGTGAAGGATCGCATTCCAGGATGAAATCCGCCTGTAATCTTTTGAGTGGATTCCTTCTTTGTTGAATTTTGTTTCGGCCAACACCTCTAGCTTGGACATTTAGAGTTTCATTGTTTGTAAAATTAGAATGGCTAATTTCACCTGGAAGTTTCGGCTTTTCGTTGCTAAGAATTTATCAAGCCCTATTATATTAGGTGCTAATTTCATGTCTCATAATAGTTTTATATTATACCTTTAGAATTGTTCGCACTGATTCAAATTTTGCAATAACGACTAACTTCCATCTTTTGAATTATAATTCTGCTGCATTTTGTTTTGCTTCGGCCCTTCAGTGTGAAATGACGTTAGACTTGGTCGTTTACCTGAAGACCAGGTTAAGTATATTCAGTGTCTCTGTGAGTCATTCTCTGACATCTTCTCAGAGAAGCTAGGGGTCACCGATGTGACTGAATACAAAATTGACGTTTTTATCATCAAGAACAAATATGATCGCAAGTACTTATGCAATCATGTGCTATGAACCGTATTATGTACTTATTCATGAATTTTAATGAGCATAAATACACAGATGAGCGAAAAACCCTTTTTTTTGGACAAATGCAAATTGCACGACATTGCATTAAATCTAGTATTTACTGTTCTGCCGTTGCGAGCATTTCTTCTTGTAATATGATTGTCCGTATATCATTAGATAAACAAAATGTAAGTTCaatgaaatatttttaattgtGAAAAGTATTTTGTCAGTTATCACTAACCATTACACTTCAAACTTGAAGCAAAGACCTGCATTTCTTTCGAAAGTTGTGATAAATATGGTTCATCGTTAGTTAAGCAGAAATGAAGATAGCAATTTAAATGTTCATCGGTCAAACACGTTCTCTATTTTGTCGATTATTTTTCATTTGAAAGCAGGCTGCTTTGCAAAGGTAAATAGAAGCAGAATTTTCGGAACGCGGTTTTCAAAGAAGTGTTTTTGTCTTCATATAGAAGTGACCAGAAATTATTTTCATACACACTTGCTTTTCATTAAGTCATTTTTTTGCAGATTTAAGATTGCGATCTACAAGTCTTACATGTCAATCGTGAGTTGGAACCTTAATGTAGCCTATAATACACTCTAAGTTTGCTATATCGTTATTGGTTAATTGTTAGGACTTCAGCATTAATAATGGTAATAATTGTATGATAATCAAGACAAAATAGAGAACGTATTTGACCGTTTAAAGTCCTGTGTTCAAGTGGTTAACGCACGACAAACCGTATTTCCCTCAAGTTTCGAAATAAATACAGTTCCTTGCTTCAAGTTCAAAGTAAAATGGTTAGTGATCACAATGGTATAATctttggtatattattattattattattattattattattattattattattattattattgaaggcctccgtggttcaggcgtcagtgcgccggcctctcgccgctaggttccgtggttcaaatcccggtcactccatgtgagatttgtgttggacaaagcggaagcgggacaggtttttctccgggtactccggtttttcctgtcatctttcattctataaacactctccaatataatttcatttcatctgtcagtcattaatcattgccccagaggagtgtgacaggcttcggcagccggcaccaatTCTATGCtcaccgctagacggggcttcattcattcccgacccggtcgaatgactggaaacaggctgtggatgatgatgatgatgatgatgatgatgatgattattattattattattattattattattattattattattatcgttcgaTTTTCCAGTGTAGATATGGAGCCTGGTGGTTATGATTGTTAAGACAGTCCTGTGCAGACTTTTTAATTTGACGTCACCGGGATTACCTGCGCGTTAGTTCCGAAGTTCATTTTGCTATAGGGCCTACCAGATTGCAGagtatactgtatttattttggGCGTGTGTGCCTGAGTTTTGATgggttttttttatatttttagtttatcaCCAAACGTGTGCCCAGAGTTcgtttacatgccgatatcgtatggCATGGAATGTCGAATCTACTTTTCCGCCCGTCAAAAATGCGACTATGAACCCGTGACCTTAGGATTGGGACACGATATTCTACCACTGATATACAGTACAGAGAGAGCCACTAAAGCACTAGAATGTAACTGCTGACCTGCGATTCCAAGAGTATTCCCGACAACAAACAAAAGAGTTTATCCCTTACCGTACTTAAGAAGATTCGTTACACGCATCAGTAATATAGGATATCTTTCAATTGTACGGCTTTTTCGCTGAACGGACAACGTAGTCGCCTAACCTCAGAGGgcacctggttcgattccctgccggaccGGAGATTTTAATCAtaaaatggttaattccgctggcttagGGACTGGCTGTTTTTGCTATTCTTAACATCCCTAACATTCACACACcatatacaacactatcctccactacaataacacgaatttccccacacacggcagatgcaacccaccctcgtcggagggtctgtcttacaagggatgcaccaggctgggaatagccacacgaaataataataataataataataataataataataataataataataataataataataataataataataataataatagcaatctcttccttccttaatctgtttactcccCACGGTtagtttttcccctcggactcagcgaaggatcccacctctaccgcctcaagggcagtgtcctggagcgtgagactttgggtcgggggtacaactggggaggaggaccatttaatcgcccaggcggcctcacctgctatgctaaacaggggccttgtggggggcagGGAGGAGGGAAGATTgcatgggataggcaaggaagagggaaggatcatggacttaagttaggtaccatcccggcatttgcctggaggaaaagttggaaaccacggaaatccacttccaggatggcagttgtcctcccgagcctgagtggatcccgttccagccctcgaaccacttttcaccACTtctgggaatggcagctaatcacactaaccactacaccacagaggcggacattcccccaagtcttcccagtcctaactttgcaacattt is a genomic window containing:
- the LOC136874586 gene encoding netrin-A, which encodes MKMLSCLLLLLLLKGALAARGNSDTYLKMFAAQQNPPDPCYDEHRPRRCIPDFVNAAFGHPVEASSTCGSSAPVRYCDVLDSIGGGTGACHMCDDSQPKRRHPASYLTDLNNPNNVTCWRSEPIISSSTSPPDNVTLTLSLGKKYELTYVSLQFCPRTAKPDSIAIYKSMDYGKTWQPFQFYSSQCRKMYGRPNRATITKANEQEALCTDSHRFNGNGNEGGNGPVASRIAFSTLEGRPSASDFDNSPVLQDWVTATDVKVIFNRLHLPHSLDDEELSEEDGTAQPEPVAAASIAADSVPANGLLGPTILTSTATTTMPYHYAVSDFAVGGRCKCNGHASKCVPTGRDGQLTCDCKHNTAGRDCERCKPFHFDRPWGRATARDANECKGK